TGACTtgaaagatttggggttgcggcCTACATTGCACCCTATCAAAGTAGGGGACAAATGGAAGATGCCTCCAGCTCCATATACTTTTTCCTCCTCCGAAAATTAAACATTCTGTAACTTTTTGAAAGAGCTAAAAGTCCCTGATGGTTTTTCATCAAATATATCTTATTGTGTAAACTCGAAGGAAGCTAAGATTTCGGGTTTGAAGAGCCACGATTGTCATGTAATACTTGAGCATCTTCTTCCTTTAGCAATACGTGGTCTTCTCACTCCACTTGTACGTGAAGCATTAATTGAGTTGTCATTGttctttactttattatgtGCGAAAGTACTTAATGTGGATGATTTGAAGCAACTAGAGTCCCAAATTCCTATAACTCTCTGCAAATTGGAGAAGGTTTTTCCTCCTTCCTTCTTTGATGTGATGATGCATTTACCTATCCACTTAGCTAACAAAGCTATAATGGGAGGGCCAGTTCAGTTCAGATGGATGTATCCAATAGAACAATACATGTATAAGCTGAAGTCTTACATAAGGAATAGGGCTAATCCGGAGGCTTCAATTGCGGAGGGCTATGTAGCAGAAGAGTGCATGAATCGTTGCTCTAGGTATATGCAGAGTATAGAGACCCGATTTAATCGACTTGATCGAAATTATGAAAATAGCCAAGGTCATGATGATACCCTGCCTATTTTTAGTCATTATGGTCAAAGCCTAGGGGCTGCAAGTGTTAGAGATCTTGAAAAGGGGGAATTGGATGACGCTCACATTTATATTTTGAAGAATTGTGATGAGGTTCAGCCTTTTCTTAGGTAAGAGAACGAGTTTTATTAAGTTAATTTCACTTTTCTTAAtaacttccttttcttttttttataaagtttGTCACTTCAAAtgaatttttattaatatattcacAGAGAGTATTCTGAAATACAAGCATTGACGAATCCTGGAATCTCTGAAGAGGAATGGTGCAAAAACTTTAAAAGTTGGTTCAAGATGGAAGTAAGTACTGAACTATACAAGAACTGAACTattctgatctgatcagaactttTCAGAACAGAACAAAACAGTTCTGATTAGtcctgatctgatcagaacagaactgataAGTTCTGAACGAACAGAACTGAACTAATCATGAACTGAACTGTTCTGATCTGATTAGAACTGTTCAGAATAGAACAGAACAGTTCTGATTAgttctgatctgatcagaacagaactgataAGTTCTAAACGAACAGAACTGAACTAATCAAGAACTGAACTGTTCTGTTCTGATCAGAACTGTTcagaacagaacagaacagTTCTGATTAGTCCTGATCTGATtagaacagaactgatcagttctgaacgAACAGAATTGAACTAATCAAGAACTGAACTgttctgatctgatcagaactgttcAGAATAGAACAGAACAGTTCTGATTAGTTCTGATAtgatcagaacagaactgataAGTTATGAACGAACAGAACTGAACTAATCAAGAACTGAACTgttctgatctgatcagaactgttcAGAACAGAATAGAACAGTTCTGATTAGTTGTGATCTGATtagaacagaactgatcagttctgaacgAACAAAACTGAACTCTctttataaattaataaattaattcttAAATATTTCTTTTTGGTAGGTTGCGCGGTTATATGAGAATAATAAAAGCATGGAAATGGAAAATTTGCTTGCATTATCACGTGGGCCAACACGATATGTTACTTCTTTTACCGGTTATATTGTTAATGGATATAGGTTTCACATAGAAAGTCATGAAATGTCTTTGAGTACACAAAACAGTGGGGTGGTTGTTATAGGAAACACAGGGGATGGAGATGAGAACATTGATTATTATGGAGTAGTAACAGATATAATAGAGATCCAGTATCTTGGGCGAAACCGAGTTGTGTTATTCCGTTGCAAATGGTGGGATGTTTATGATAAGGTAAAGGGAGTAAAAGTTGATGAATATGGAGTTGTTAGTGTTAATTGCAATAAGCAATTAAAAACTAATGAACCATTTATTTTGGCTAGTCAAGCCAGACAAGCTTTTTATGCCGTTGACAACCTAAATAAGGGTTGGAAGCtcgtttcaaagactcaaccGCGCAACTATGATGAAATTGATGATAATGAGGAAGGTGATGCGTATCAGCACGGTGAATTATTCAAACCTACATACGTAGCATCCTCTTTGACAAGCGCTAGTGCTGAAGTTTGTAGAAGTAGGGATGGCGTGGATCCAATTTTTGTGACCGATGATATAATAAGTGGAGAGCAAGGACCCATGAAGAGGCTAAGAACAGAATAGTGCAATtacttattttttctttaaagattttcttttaggattttcttttaCAATAGtgcaattattaattttttcttttaggattttcttataggatttattttaaactttttctttaattcttatttttttgatttAATAGTTTCCGATTTTTTTTGACATTTAAGATTGGCTACTACTTTGTTCAACTGGTTGTTGTTATTATGGCTCTTATTGCTATATTTATTGTTACTTTGATGCTCATTTCTAAATAGTCATGTTTTTTGCTTGGTGGTACTTACTGCATTCTGATTTTCCTTGGTACCTTGCTCCATTTGCACCTTTGATATGATATTTCAAATGTTAGAGGTTTGTATAATATCATAACTGAGGTTTTCTAGTTTGGTTACATAGTTGTTTTCAGCAAAGTATAGTTAAGAAGGGACAACAATTCATGCTCACACAACTGTAATGCATGCTCACATTGATATACCTTTAGATCATTTCTCCATgtgcttttcttttttttaatgtgtGTTGTGAGTGCTGTTCGTACAGACTTGCACTTTCTGATATTCTTCATGTTCATGCAGAGTGATATTCTTCCTGTTCGTGCACATAATGCAGAATGTTAGCGGTAAGATACTCGATTTGTCATTTCCTTTATACATTACTAGGTTTATTTATCATTCTATTGAGATAATAAATATTGtttatgaatacttgaaattgtatTCACTTATTGCAGGGAAAATGGTTCGTTCAAAGGAGGAAGTAGTTCGTCTAAATGAGAAAACGATTCAGCCAACACATAAAGCTTCTTTGCCGGGATCTAAAAGGAGCTATGTACCACCTCAATTGTTGGCTAGGGGACGTGGACAAAGGTTAGCAGATATGTATACTTTCAAAAGACAAGCTACAACCACTTCTTTAGTAGGAATTGGAGTTGGGGCTAAATCGTCCACTGGAGTAGGCAGTCAGGTATTAAAGCCCATTCAAGGTCAAAAGAATAATTCCAAAGGGCTTCATACTGGGGATGATTCTGATGTTAACGTAgatggtgaaggaaatagtgcccttggtccaagtatgcatataatattaagtctaataaatgcggttcagtattaattaacaagttaataattcagtgagatcaagtgagctgaatgcctgactagaggccgcttcagttcaagtggaattaattatattaatccacagcttactcttgactgaacccgtagggtcacacaaatagtacgtaaacggatcaagtatttaatggcattaaatactccatctatggatattcggaatcgacggatcttggtttcagtgggagctgagatcgtcacaggcaagaaatgaatactccggaaacgatgatattgccggaaacggaaatatggatcgtatcggaaatataaatattatccaagtcgtagatgttgccggaaacggaaacatggtacgtatcggaaaatattatcggaaatggaaatattgccggaatcggaaatattgccggaaacggaaatattgtcagaatcggaaatattatcggaatcggaaaataattccgtaaacggaaatattaaatatttgttcgaaacggaaattaattccggaatcggaaatattaaatgttgttcgtatcggaaatgaattccggaatcgggaatttatcggaagcgtatcgtacgaattagcatcggacgaggcccgctagacgaaggcccagcacgaagccaggccatcgcccagcgagccgcacgcaacaacgcacgcctcgaccaggcccagcgcaaggccaggcccagccaagggcgcgcgcgcgcgcagcaccacacatgggctgtgcgcttgtcgtgggccgcaaggcctgcgcgggtgcacggcttgtacgatgcatgtgcgggaaatcctaatcctattaggattcgtgcgaagattaaaatcctaatcctattagattttctttgttatgtagagtcctaataaacttctaattaacaaatccacatcctagtaggattacaattcattttccatacctctataaataagggcctagggtcattatttatacacgattcaagtattcaaagtgatttttgagagcaaaaattcagtcatacaattgcctacattagccgaaaattctaagtaccttaagggcgatcctagttggtcaagcttaaggcggatccggacgtgctgtggactatctacggagggacgacacttggagtcctaaagacttgttcttgttcggttcgggcgcagctagggaaggcacgcaacaaagtgtatgcatctaaactatgctaaatgattatgtgtaaataatatgctttcctggctttatggtttttccgcgtgatttatgaattgtcatatgtatcataacctaacagtggtatcacgagcctcttattattttcataatctaaattgcataaacatggttaaatattacaaattttcaagaattaaaaggggtgattaattttcgtaattgttaattaattgcaaattgcgtttatttaattatacgtacgcagtttttcggcagtttcttcgttactcatccaaatcgagtaatttttgtgttaattccgcatgtaaaaggcattctaaaattttgacaaaaattgtacttttcggccgaacccagaattctcaaattcgaagcctaactatgacttttcggaggttttagtttttcgaatgcaaaatttcgtaaatttaagatgttaaattaaatatttgcgattcttgttgataaatcttgaatttttgattgacctactgtatatgtttaacaagtttgaatgcctagccttgttaattatgcaatctaatttgtaattatgattaatttgttgaaaattggaataatttagaattaatttgattttcataattagttataatttaattagatacctatgattaaaaaccaccataaaaattgtaaatttatgttaaattttaaatttttatgacctagacttgaatccatgttaatcggaaatcaattaaataataaattttcgattttttcgccttaaaattatgaaattaatattatttattaatttgtcattaattttgaatataaatttttaatttttatgcgactcgctcatataacttgcacgcacaaagcaatggacgctacgtgtaacccttaaggggtgttgtatagtgcgggcatgcgacgacgagcaagggagctcgtcgcccatgcggtacgaatgcagcgagcaagggcatggtgcacgaccacaaggcagtagccctgccttgtgtcgtgggctgtgagcaatgggcgtgtgggcaggggcgagagcaaggcacgagcagtcgcgtgtgggcagcaagcgtgctgcgtcacagcgcgcactgcctcgcgcaagcatgcggagcctcgcgcgcagcgagcgcaagctcgcgtgccacgagcgctacgcacagcgtcgatggctcgcgcgcagcgagctccaactcgcatactgctgcctcgtgcgatgagcgcaagctcgcgtgcgggaaaggtaggcgcgcagcgagcgatggctcgcataaatcgagcgctggggcgcgcagcgagcgatggctcgcgtgcatcgagcgctggcgcgcgcagcgagcaccagctcgcgtgttcgattgatgccttgcgatggtgagcagcagcgatgcgacgcagcgcatgggctgcgcgcacatggccagcgatggctgtgtgcgtgtggcccatgggcgtgcgttgcgtgggattgttgcgttgcgattagatcgttttgaaattttaatttgaaattttcagtttacgtaattttaattaattttaaaattaataatttaaattattttcttggattttaattttgaatattgtaattataataaattttattctaattattttactaaaattaaaatcatgaattaatttaaatacgactgaaattaaattaaactttttggattcaattataaatttatatgagctttaaattttaattaaatttgtatgtttccggttagactagaaatacatttttatgtttaaagttagtaaagcatatgaatttattggtttaagtgggagccctttttagtcataaactcttgattaggtctacaaatccttaaggttaaaacaacttgattagaattaatacggactgaataattggtagattattggtgcccttgattaattgctgcaaatatttacgtgatgcataatgtgttttactaaccagctatgtgggccattcatgttaatgaatgggtgaatggtatatattgtatatgtactgttttgcaagttatgaagtgactagtatggcccaaataggatagaaaatatggtctgcgtaccaataatttgaatgtaattggtctaaagtaccaaagtttttttttaattcaaatatggtattaccatcaaatagttgtaattagttttaattatagcttatcctatttgaagaaaatggtgcctcccacggagattttcaagacagactttgaagttaaagtttcaagatgaagtcgggccatactagatcacatttatcttatgcatgttttaagttatttattgcttttaaatatgtcttaaaatgcatgagatcaaaagctttattatgttgcatgattaaggattttagttcacttaaaatctaaccaacatagtaagagccttaagttccaaacttaaaaattgagttaaaaggtgccatgccaaaatatacacttgcttggatatcctttacatcaatctagtaatagttttcgctcagcgaggtgttacttattggtcctaaaggggcaaggtacacaaataattgtgagtacatgttagttttggtgaaactcaacgatataagtaaggagtccttttatgtcgtggcaaaatcgataggtttacctaataagatcttagacgtacctatcaaccaagaatagtttctagactattagcaaaaggcttttgcttacttaagatgttttaggattaagtcgacaaactgtgcttagttcttcaatgattttaggatcttggaatcattttattcacacctgccggaacacataacttgaataaaatgcttaatgaacattgaattatgcatgtatgctagaatttaagtttattaagagaaactgtgaatggttatttatttgtttattcttttcaattgtagttttaaatatggcaaacaacaattcattcaacattcgatcaattctcgaaaaggaaaagttgagcgggaaaaacttccttgactggcaaaggaacttgcaaatagttcttatgcaggaagaaaaggagtatgtcctagaagaggcgatgcccgaagccgcaggcgatggggtcactcaggcaaccctcaatcgttggattgatgccaacaaggatgtgaaatgtctaatgctcgccaccatgagtgcagatctgcagaaaacgttcatcaactcagatgctttcacaatcatcagtgagttgaagaacatgttccaagatctggctcgagtcgaaaga
This Spinacia oleracea cultivar Varoflay chromosome 6, BTI_SOV_V1, whole genome shotgun sequence DNA region includes the following protein-coding sequences:
- the LOC130463017 gene encoding uncharacterized protein, with the translated sequence MLLDFLKEDLLPKGSNLPKSYNKSKKVMKDLGLSYQQIDACVNDCMLYWKENEKLNACDICGASRWKSNKHNGEEKCKSNGKRIPQKTLRYFPLKPRLQRLFMCSKTASLMTWHHGKKKKDGTMRHPIDGTAWESFDTEHPNFSSDPRNVRLGLASDGFQPFANSKTSYSIWPNILIPYNVPPELCMKQSNMILSMLIPGPKGPGDAIDVYFQPLIEELKDLWEVGVETFDAVTQRHFQLRAALMWTINDFPAYAMLSGCSTKGYLACPCCLRDTRSMRLPHGGKECYMRHRCYLPMNHRWRKDKKSFDGTVEREGPPQPSSIDDILNELKDLENIILSKDPSVKTKISHEVRGDNWNKKSIFFELPYWKTNLLRHNLDVMHIEKNICDSVLGTIMNIQGKTKDTLKSRHDLKDLGLRPTLHPIKEAKISGLKSHDCHVILEHLLPLAIRGLLTPLVREALIELSLFFTLLCAKVLNVDDLKQLESQIPITLCKLEKVFPPSFFDVMMHLPIHLANKAIMGGPVQFRWMYPIEQYMYKLKSYIRNRANPEASIAEGYVAEECMNRCSRYMQSIETRFNRLDRNYENSQGHDDTLPIFSHYGQSLGAASVRDLEKGELDDAHIYILKNCDEVQPFLREYSEIQALTNPGISEEEWCKNFKSWFKMEVARLYENNKSMEMENLLALSRGPTRYVTSFTGYIVNGYRFHIESHEMSLSTQNSGVVVIGNTGDGDENIDYYGVVTDIIEIQYLGRNRVVLFRCKWWDVYDKVKGVKVDEYGVVSVNCNKQLKTNEPFILASQARQAFYAVDNLNKGWKLVSKTQPRNYDEIDDNEEGDAYQHGELFKPTYVASSLTSASAEVCRSRDGVDPIFVTDDIISGEQGPMKRLRTE